A window of Acidobacteriota bacterium genomic DNA:
AAGATCAAGTAGGAGGATCCATGGAGCCTCCCAAGAAGATCATGGTGGTCGACGACGAGCCGGACACCCTTACCTTCCTGTGCGCCTGGCTGGAGGACGAGGGGCACCTTCCCCGCGCGGTGTCCGACCCGGATGCGGTGCTGGAGGCGGCGCTGAGGGATCTCCCGGACCTCCTCCTTCTGGACGTCCACATGCCCAACCAATCGGGCATCCAGGTGTACCGGTCGCTCCGGGAAACCCCCGCTCTCCGGGATCTGCCCGTGATCTTCATCACC
This region includes:
- a CDS encoding response regulator, which translates into the protein MEPPKKIMVVDDEPDTLTFLCAWLEDEGHLPRAVSDPDAVLEAALRDLPDLLLLDVHMPNQSGIQVYRSLRETPALRDLPVIFITGASDVQLFDKSCAPMPQPSGRIEKPIDLSALARAIRKALNGGGGP